The Neobacillus sp. OS1-2 genome includes a window with the following:
- a CDS encoding formate--tetrahydrofolate ligase produces the protein MKTSVKSDIEIAQASTMKPIVEIAEKVGLTEDDLELYGKFKAKISTEALSKMKTKESGKVILVTSINPTPAGEGKSTVTVGLADALNHIGKKAMIAMREPSLGPTMGIKGGATGGGYSQVLPMEDINLHFTGDLHAITTANNALAALIDNHLQQGNELHIDQRRIVWKRAVDLNDRALRKVIIGLGGPLQGVPREDGFDITVASEIMAVLCLATDLKDLKLRLARMVVAYNVNKEPVTVGDLGVEGALTLLLKEAVKPNLVQTIEHTPALIHGGPFANIAHGCNSVIATTAAAKLADYVITKGGFGADLGAEKFLHIKARSAGIKPEAVVVVATIRALKMHGGVPKTELAKENIPSLTLGFANLQKHIETVRSFGLPVVVAINKFISDTDLEVQTLLEWCHRENVVVALTEVWEKGGLGGIELANKLLEVIKKEENNFHPLYDLSDSLEQKIQTIVQKVYGGKNVEFSPKAKKQLIEFEKFGWSNLAICMAKSQYSLSDDPTKLGRPTDFTVTIREFKPSIGAGFIVALTGEVMTMPGLPKKPAALHMDVDENGNAVGLF, from the coding sequence ATGAAGACATCAGTGAAATCAGACATTGAAATTGCACAAGCGTCAACAATGAAACCAATCGTAGAAATTGCAGAAAAAGTTGGTTTAACGGAGGACGATCTCGAGCTTTACGGGAAATTCAAAGCGAAAATTTCCACGGAAGCACTTAGTAAAATGAAGACAAAGGAAAGTGGCAAAGTAATTCTTGTTACCTCGATTAATCCTACGCCTGCGGGTGAAGGGAAATCAACGGTTACTGTTGGACTGGCGGATGCCTTAAATCATATCGGCAAAAAAGCAATGATTGCGATGCGTGAACCTTCGTTAGGCCCGACAATGGGGATTAAAGGAGGAGCAACCGGCGGCGGCTATTCACAAGTATTGCCAATGGAGGATATAAACCTTCACTTCACTGGAGACCTTCATGCGATTACGACTGCAAACAATGCCCTTGCTGCCTTAATTGATAATCATCTCCAGCAGGGGAATGAACTGCACATTGACCAGCGCCGTATCGTCTGGAAACGGGCTGTCGATTTAAATGATCGTGCTTTAAGAAAGGTGATAATAGGTCTTGGAGGCCCACTTCAAGGTGTCCCAAGAGAAGACGGCTTTGATATTACGGTCGCATCGGAAATCATGGCTGTATTATGTTTAGCAACTGATTTAAAAGATCTAAAATTGCGACTGGCGCGGATGGTCGTAGCCTATAATGTGAATAAGGAACCTGTTACGGTAGGCGATCTTGGGGTTGAAGGAGCCTTGACATTATTATTAAAAGAGGCAGTTAAACCAAATCTTGTCCAAACAATTGAACATACCCCGGCACTCATTCATGGTGGACCATTTGCTAATATTGCTCATGGCTGCAACAGTGTGATTGCCACTACGGCAGCAGCTAAATTAGCTGACTATGTCATCACCAAAGGAGGCTTTGGGGCGGACTTGGGGGCCGAAAAGTTTTTACATATAAAAGCGAGAAGTGCTGGGATTAAACCTGAGGCAGTCGTTGTTGTTGCAACCATACGAGCCTTGAAAATGCATGGCGGTGTTCCGAAAACAGAGTTAGCCAAAGAAAATATTCCTTCACTTACACTAGGATTTGCTAATCTTCAAAAGCATATTGAAACAGTTAGAAGCTTTGGCCTGCCAGTTGTCGTTGCCATCAATAAATTTATCAGTGATACCGATTTAGAAGTGCAGACATTATTAGAGTGGTGTCACAGAGAGAATGTGGTTGTTGCCTTAACGGAAGTTTGGGAAAAAGGTGGTTTAGGCGGCATTGAGCTTGCAAATAAGCTTTTGGAAGTAATCAAAAAGGAAGAAAATAATTTCCATCCGTTGTATGACTTATCTGATTCACTTGAACAAAAGATTCAAACGATTGTGCAGAAGGTATATGGCGGGAAGAATGTCGAGTTTTCACCAAAGGCTAAAAAACAATTAATTGAGTTTGAAAAGTTTGGCTGGTCTAATTTGGCTATTTGTATGGCGAAATCCCAGTATTCCTTATCGGATGATCCAACAAAGCTCGGCAGACCCACGGATTTCACCGTGACAATAAGGGAATTTAAACCATCGATTGGGGCTGGTTTTATTGTTGCTTTAACAGGCGAAGTCATGACCATGCCGGGACTTCCTAAAAAACCTGCCGCCTTACATATGGATGTGGATGAAAACGGAAATGCTGTAGGACTTTTCTAA
- a CDS encoding DNA topoisomerase III, translated as MKLIIAEKPDQGSTLASIFKHKKQNGFIEIFPNDMFTKGAYVTWAIGHLCQLVAPEKYEPGWKKWSLDNLPIIPEHFKYEVTKDKAKQFAIIKKLVSNPEVTEIIHAGDAGREGELIIRNILRLTKCKKPMKRLWTSSLTPNAIREGFSKLLDEKETKSLYFEAYTRACADWVVGMNGSRLYSLLLQKKGFSDVFSVGRVQTPTLALIVKRELEIENFKSEPFWEVMAQFAINGKKYSGKWQNDGETRVKTKEMAEKVAAFCHDKPAEVAEVLSERKEFLPPLLYNLSALQAEANRRYKFPPKKTLDVLQKLYQKGNVSYPRSDSRHVTKEEANTFPDILNKLSHINDYSSFFPLPILSIADNKRYVNEKKVTDHYAIIPTEQIPNVARLSPDERQIYDLIVTSLIAAHYNKSVSEYTTVTTLVDGRAAFISKGKVQLEEGWRKVLNQKEREDEPELPSLTKGEQGKTVKVDIKESQTQPPKRYTEGQLITLMKTAGKHIDDKELEKVLTRTEGLGTEATRAGIITMLKDRLYIEVKKNIVYATAKAKILIEAIGTEILASPEMTAKWEQKLKEISEGSAVPGHFMDQTKKMVVHLISSSVDKSGSWSFSDEVTENFIPGKQYTRKKTMTKLGPCKKCDGAIVDKGSFYGCSNYKNNQCNFTISKQILGKNITQKNVKLLLTEGKTELIEGFTNKDKTFNARLFLDEKEKRVKFLFEETAAK; from the coding sequence ATGAAATTAATTATTGCTGAAAAACCCGATCAAGGTTCAACGTTAGCTTCTATTTTTAAACATAAAAAACAAAATGGCTTTATTGAGATTTTTCCTAATGACATGTTTACGAAAGGTGCTTATGTTACATGGGCCATCGGCCATCTTTGCCAGCTTGTCGCTCCGGAAAAGTATGAACCAGGCTGGAAAAAATGGTCTTTAGACAATCTGCCGATTATTCCGGAGCACTTCAAATACGAAGTAACCAAAGACAAAGCAAAACAGTTTGCTATTATTAAAAAATTGGTTTCTAACCCTGAGGTTACGGAAATTATCCATGCAGGGGATGCCGGACGTGAAGGCGAATTAATCATACGCAATATTCTAAGATTAACCAAGTGTAAAAAACCAATGAAACGGCTTTGGACCTCCTCTTTAACACCTAATGCGATTCGTGAAGGATTTAGTAAATTGCTAGATGAAAAGGAGACGAAAAGTTTGTACTTTGAGGCCTATACGCGTGCCTGCGCGGACTGGGTGGTGGGTATGAACGGTTCAAGGCTTTATAGTTTGCTGCTGCAAAAAAAAGGCTTTTCCGATGTGTTTTCAGTTGGCCGGGTACAGACCCCGACATTAGCGCTTATTGTAAAAAGAGAACTGGAAATTGAGAATTTTAAGTCCGAGCCATTTTGGGAAGTGATGGCTCAATTTGCAATCAATGGCAAGAAATATAGCGGGAAGTGGCAGAATGATGGCGAGACCAGGGTTAAGACGAAGGAAATGGCAGAAAAAGTGGCCGCCTTTTGTCACGATAAGCCGGCAGAAGTGGCAGAAGTGCTTTCCGAAAGAAAGGAATTTTTACCACCTTTACTTTATAATTTATCCGCACTACAAGCCGAGGCAAATAGACGTTATAAATTCCCACCGAAAAAAACGCTGGATGTCCTGCAAAAACTCTATCAAAAAGGGAATGTATCCTATCCCCGCTCCGATTCGCGGCATGTAACGAAAGAAGAGGCCAATACCTTCCCTGATATTCTAAATAAACTCAGTCATATAAACGACTATTCAAGTTTTTTTCCATTACCGATACTTTCAATTGCGGATAATAAACGCTACGTGAATGAAAAAAAGGTAACCGATCACTATGCGATTATCCCAACGGAACAAATCCCAAATGTCGCGAGATTAAGTCCTGATGAACGGCAAATCTATGATTTAATCGTGACAAGTTTAATTGCTGCACATTACAATAAGTCCGTTTCAGAATATACAACTGTTACCACTTTAGTTGATGGCAGGGCAGCCTTTATCTCAAAGGGTAAGGTACAACTAGAAGAGGGCTGGAGAAAGGTTCTGAACCAAAAAGAACGTGAGGATGAACCAGAGCTTCCTTCCTTGACAAAGGGAGAGCAAGGGAAAACAGTGAAAGTTGACATAAAAGAAAGTCAGACGCAGCCGCCTAAGCGATATACCGAAGGGCAACTAATCACATTAATGAAAACAGCCGGCAAGCATATAGATGATAAAGAGCTTGAGAAGGTCTTAACAAGGACGGAAGGTCTTGGTACTGAAGCCACACGGGCTGGTATAATCACCATGCTTAAGGACCGCCTATACATTGAAGTGAAAAAGAATATTGTTTATGCAACCGCAAAAGCCAAAATATTAATTGAAGCGATTGGAACGGAAATCCTTGCTTCACCGGAAATGACTGCAAAATGGGAACAAAAATTGAAGGAAATCTCAGAGGGTTCAGCGGTACCTGGTCATTTTATGGACCAAACAAAAAAGATGGTTGTTCATTTAATCTCCTCTAGCGTTGATAAATCTGGCAGCTGGTCATTTTCTGATGAAGTTACCGAAAACTTCATTCCCGGAAAACAATATACTAGAAAAAAAACAATGACAAAGCTGGGCCCATGTAAAAAATGTGATGGGGCCATTGTGGATAAAGGCAGCTTTTATGGCTGTAGTAATTATAAAAATAATCAATGCAATTTTACGATTTCCAAACAAATCCTTGGTAAGAATATTACTCAAAAAAATGTGAAACTACTGCTTACAGAGGGGAAAACGGAGTTGATTGAAGGCTTTACCAATAAGGACAAAACCTTTAATGCTAGGCTTTTCCTTGATGAGAAGGAAAAAAGAGTAAAGTTCTTATTTGAAGAAACAGCAGCAAAATAA
- a CDS encoding conserved virulence factor C family protein has product MIIKAIEPTPSPNTMKINLDQELPMGKSHNYKKETAVDAPAIIQSILQIDGIKGVYHVADFLAVERNAKYDWKDLLPQVRKAFGEIVDEAASSKMVDEHFGEIKVEIQMFKEIPLQVKLTDSSTERRFGMPEYFLKARERAQLPEDNYILLRKWQNQGVRYGEFEQIGQEVVEELIAAYPSERLEALVTKAQTSDSASAPKPKRVRKKVTSADLENQDWQIRYQLLEQMEDPELEDLPALEKALSDVKPSIRRLATVYLGMIKEQEVLPLLYRALKDKTVTVRRTAGDCLSDLGFPEAALEMTKALQDSSKLVRWRAAMFLYEVGDQASLPALKAAENDPEFEVSMQIKMAIERIEGGEEAKGSVWKQMTEVRKLDK; this is encoded by the coding sequence GTGATAATTAAGGCAATAGAACCAACGCCAAGTCCGAATACCATGAAAATAAATTTAGATCAAGAGCTGCCAATGGGGAAAAGTCATAATTATAAGAAAGAAACAGCTGTGGATGCCCCTGCAATTATACAGTCTATTTTACAAATTGATGGAATTAAAGGGGTATACCATGTAGCAGATTTTCTGGCTGTGGAAAGGAATGCAAAATATGACTGGAAGGACCTATTGCCCCAGGTTCGTAAGGCATTTGGAGAAATAGTGGATGAAGCTGCTTCATCTAAAATGGTGGATGAACATTTTGGTGAGATAAAGGTAGAAATCCAAATGTTTAAGGAAATTCCCCTACAAGTGAAACTGACAGATAGCTCAACGGAACGCAGATTTGGCATGCCGGAATACTTTTTAAAGGCAAGGGAGCGTGCACAGCTTCCCGAAGACAACTATATTTTATTAAGAAAATGGCAAAATCAAGGTGTCCGCTATGGTGAGTTTGAACAAATTGGCCAAGAGGTTGTCGAGGAATTAATTGCAGCCTATCCAAGTGAACGTCTAGAGGCACTTGTAACAAAAGCCCAAACGAGCGATTCAGCTTCTGCTCCAAAACCGAAAAGAGTTCGTAAAAAAGTAACGAGCGCCGATCTCGAAAATCAAGACTGGCAGATTCGCTACCAGCTGCTCGAGCAAATGGAGGATCCTGAGCTTGAAGATTTACCTGCTCTTGAAAAAGCATTATCAGATGTGAAGCCATCCATTCGCAGACTGGCTACAGTCTATTTGGGTATGATCAAAGAACAGGAAGTATTGCCCCTGTTATATCGAGCATTGAAGGATAAAACCGTAACTGTGAGGAGAACCGCGGGCGATTGCTTATCCGATTTAGGTTTTCCGGAAGCAGCCCTCGAAATGACAAAGGCATTGCAGGATTCCAGCAAATTGGTACGCTGGCGGGCAGCAATGTTTTTATACGAGGTAGGAGATCAGGCGTCCTTACCAGCATTAAAAGCGGCGGAAAATGATCCTGAATTTGAAGTGAGCATGCAAATCAAAATGGCGATTGAAAGAATTGAAGGCGGCGAGGAAGCAAAGGGTTCTGTCTGGAAACAAATGACCGAAGTAAGAAAATTAGACAAGTAA
- a CDS encoding ABC-F family ATP-binding cassette domain-containing protein — protein MKMISVENVSKTYGEKQLFNEISFTISEKERVGLIGINGTGKSSLLKIIAGQDAPDEGKIITGKDYSISFLDQRPELDEDKTVLEQVFHGEAPILKLMRHYEKTLLNLNESPNDVKIQEELFQLQKQMDALNAWNASTNAKTILMKLGIEDFSKKIGELSGGQKKRVALAQVLIAEPDLLILDEPTNHLDFDSVKWLEDFLSKYKGSILLVTHDRYFLDRVANRMFELDSGNLYSYKGNYADFLEAKAIREENEAATFEKRKNLFRKELEWMRRGAQARSTKQKARIQRFEELDDKIAGGKSSGEKLDISLNGSRLGKQVFELKDASKRYEEKVILHHFDLLVKPGDRIGIIGRNGAGKSTLLNILAKKIPLDEGEFVMGQTVKIAYYTQESEDMDENKRMIEYIKETAEIVETSDGKTISAAQMLERFLFPPFTHGTPIRKLSGGEKRRLYLLKLLMSAPNVLLLDEPTNDLDTQTLTVLEDYLEEFPGVVITVSHDRYFLDKVAEQLLILRGEGIIDPFYGNYSEHLEKEIAIVAQKPVTKPTSSYEAPEKEKKKRLSFKEQKEWEEIDDVIAVTEASLEAVSEELGRVGSDFTKAQELMKQETALNERLEQLIERWSYLAELAD, from the coding sequence ATGAAAATGATCTCGGTGGAAAATGTGTCAAAAACATATGGGGAGAAACAGCTTTTTAATGAAATTTCATTTACGATTAGTGAAAAAGAGCGTGTAGGCTTAATTGGAATCAATGGGACTGGTAAATCTTCTTTATTAAAAATTATTGCCGGCCAGGATGCTCCGGACGAAGGAAAAATCATCACCGGTAAAGATTATTCGATTTCATTTTTAGATCAAAGACCAGAGTTAGATGAAGATAAGACTGTATTAGAACAAGTTTTTCATGGGGAAGCGCCCATATTAAAATTAATGCGTCATTACGAAAAGACATTACTAAATCTAAATGAGTCTCCTAACGATGTGAAGATCCAAGAGGAACTTTTTCAATTGCAAAAACAAATGGATGCATTAAATGCCTGGAATGCCAGTACGAATGCCAAGACTATTTTAATGAAATTAGGGATTGAGGATTTCTCCAAAAAAATTGGTGAGCTCTCAGGGGGGCAAAAAAAGCGGGTGGCACTTGCACAAGTATTAATAGCCGAGCCGGATTTACTCATCTTAGACGAACCGACGAACCATCTCGATTTTGATTCAGTCAAGTGGCTCGAAGACTTTTTAAGTAAATATAAAGGCTCCATTTTGCTTGTTACCCATGACCGCTACTTTTTAGACCGGGTAGCCAACCGTATGTTTGAATTGGACAGCGGCAATCTTTATAGTTACAAAGGAAACTATGCGGACTTTTTAGAAGCAAAGGCAATTCGTGAGGAAAATGAAGCGGCCACATTCGAAAAAAGAAAAAACCTTTTCCGCAAGGAGCTAGAGTGGATGCGGCGCGGTGCACAGGCTAGAAGCACGAAACAAAAGGCGCGAATCCAGCGCTTTGAAGAGTTGGATGACAAGATTGCAGGCGGAAAGTCATCCGGAGAAAAATTGGATATTTCATTAAATGGCAGCAGGCTCGGGAAACAGGTTTTTGAATTGAAAGATGCTTCTAAGCGCTATGAGGAAAAAGTCATTCTACATCATTTTGATTTACTAGTTAAGCCAGGGGACAGGATTGGGATTATTGGTAGGAATGGTGCCGGAAAGTCAACATTATTAAATATCCTTGCAAAGAAAATTCCGCTTGATGAAGGCGAATTCGTTATGGGACAAACCGTTAAAATTGCTTATTATACGCAGGAAAGCGAAGATATGGATGAGAATAAGCGAATGATAGAATATATTAAGGAAACCGCTGAGATTGTTGAAACCTCGGATGGTAAGACCATTTCCGCAGCGCAAATGCTTGAGCGTTTTCTTTTCCCTCCGTTTACACATGGGACACCCATTCGCAAACTTTCGGGAGGAGAAAAGCGACGTCTTTACTTGTTAAAACTGTTAATGTCTGCTCCAAATGTCCTCTTATTGGATGAACCGACCAATGACCTTGATACCCAAACATTGACGGTACTAGAGGACTATCTGGAAGAATTCCCGGGGGTAGTTATCACCGTTTCGCATGACCGTTATTTCCTTGATAAAGTGGCCGAACAGCTGTTGATCTTACGTGGAGAAGGTATAATCGATCCTTTTTATGGGAATTACAGCGAACACCTTGAAAAAGAAATAGCCATAGTAGCGCAAAAGCCTGTCACAAAACCCACTTCCTCTTACGAAGCTCCCGAAAAGGAAAAGAAGAAAAGGCTGAGCTTTAAAGAGCAAAAGGAATGGGAAGAGATTGACGATGTAATTGCAGTGACGGAGGCCAGCCTTGAAGCAGTATCGGAAGAACTAGGCAGGGTTGGCAGTGATTTTACAAAGGCGCAGGAATTAATGAAACAAGAAACAGCCTTGAATGAAAGGCTCGAACAATTAATCGAGCGTTGGTCATATCTTGCCGAGCTTGCTGATTAA
- a CDS encoding HD domain-containing protein, translating into MKNELIVTTEKFVRSELGEDATGHDWYHVDRVRRNALHICKKEMTGDPFIIEIAALLHDIPDEKLNESVAAGRAKLSSYFQTIALPEKDRNHITEIIESISYKGGKRTALLSVEAKIVQDADRLDAIGAIGIARAFAYGGKKGQLIYDPSIAVREEMTVEEYRKGKSTSIHHFYEKLLKLKDLMNTNTAKKLAVSRQQMMAEFLEQFYQEWDGQDL; encoded by the coding sequence TTGAAAAATGAATTAATAGTAACTACAGAAAAATTTGTCCGAAGCGAATTAGGTGAGGATGCTACAGGTCATGATTGGTATCATGTCGACCGTGTCCGCAGAAATGCTCTACATATTTGTAAAAAAGAAATGACGGGAGACCCGTTTATTATTGAAATAGCAGCCCTTCTTCATGATATTCCGGATGAAAAATTAAACGAAAGTGTTGCAGCAGGGCGGGCGAAATTATCTTCGTATTTCCAGACAATTGCCCTCCCGGAAAAGGACAGGAACCATATTACAGAAATTATCGAATCGATTTCATATAAAGGCGGCAAAAGAACGGCGCTTCTATCGGTGGAAGCAAAAATTGTCCAGGATGCTGACCGACTAGATGCGATAGGGGCGATTGGCATTGCCAGGGCATTTGCCTATGGCGGTAAAAAAGGACAGCTGATCTATGATCCCTCCATCGCTGTCAGAGAAGAAATGACAGTAGAAGAATATCGCAAAGGAAAGTCAACCAGCATTCATCATTTCTATGAAAAACTGTTGAAATTAAAGGACCTAATGAACACAAATACTGCAAAAAAACTGGCAGTGAGCCGGCAACAGATGATGGCTGAATTTTTAGAACAATTTTATCAAGAATGGGATGGACAGGACTTATGA
- the metA gene encoding homoserine O-succinyltransferase → MPINIPKLLPAREVLEQENIFIMDNERATSQDIRPLNILILNLMPEKEKAETQLLRLLGNSPLQVNVNFLKTNSYESTHTSKQHLEQFYTTFPEIKNQKFDGMIITGAPVELLEFDQVKYWGELTEIMDWADHNVISTLHICWGAQAALYYYYDIGKFELKRKCSGIYAHRIFEQNDILLRGFDDHFYAPHSRYTDVSIEAILKNPDLKLLAASEDAGALMIASQDRKHVMITGHLEYESDSLAQEYERDLQKGLEIHMPENYFPNNDPTQPPINRWRSHGHLFFSNWLNYYVYQETPYTWV, encoded by the coding sequence TTGCCAATTAACATTCCAAAACTTTTACCTGCGAGAGAGGTTCTTGAACAGGAAAATATTTTCATCATGGACAATGAACGGGCAACCAGCCAGGATATCAGGCCTTTAAATATACTGATTTTGAATTTAATGCCTGAAAAAGAGAAAGCGGAAACCCAACTATTACGATTATTGGGAAATTCACCGTTACAGGTAAATGTCAATTTTTTAAAAACAAATTCCTATGAATCTACTCATACGAGTAAACAGCATTTAGAGCAGTTTTATACAACCTTTCCGGAAATAAAAAATCAGAAGTTTGATGGGATGATTATTACCGGTGCCCCTGTGGAACTATTGGAATTCGATCAAGTTAAATATTGGGGCGAATTAACCGAAATTATGGATTGGGCCGATCACAATGTCATCTCAACTTTACATATTTGCTGGGGGGCACAGGCGGCACTTTACTACTATTATGATATCGGAAAATTCGAGTTGAAGCGAAAATGTTCCGGTATATACGCCCACCGGATTTTCGAACAAAATGATATTTTATTACGGGGTTTTGACGACCATTTTTATGCACCACATTCTCGCTATACGGATGTATCGATTGAAGCGATTTTGAAAAACCCCGATTTAAAATTGTTGGCAGCCTCGGAAGATGCCGGCGCATTAATGATTGCTTCCCAGGATCGCAAGCACGTGATGATTACCGGCCATTTGGAATATGAATCTGATTCACTGGCCCAAGAATATGAAAGAGACTTACAAAAGGGTCTCGAAATCCATATGCCAGAAAATTATTTTCCTAACAACGACCCAACCCAGCCCCCCATTAATCGCTGGCGTTCCCATGGACATCTCTTCTTTTCAAACTGGCTCAATTATTATGTCTACCAAGAAACCCCTTATACTTGGGTATGA
- a CDS encoding BrxA/BrxB family bacilliredoxin, with amino-acid sequence MSNAYEEYMKQMVLPMREELTKAGFEELATAEEVENFMDQTNGTALVVVNSVCGCAAGLARPAATQAVLNSEKKPERLVTVFAGQDKEATAKMREYFDGIEPSSPSMALVKDKKVVHFIPRHDIEGMPMEAVMQNLMRAFEAHCE; translated from the coding sequence ATGTCAAATGCCTATGAAGAATATATGAAACAAATGGTGCTGCCGATGCGTGAAGAGCTAACAAAGGCAGGATTTGAGGAGCTGGCAACAGCAGAAGAAGTAGAGAATTTTATGGATCAGACAAACGGAACAGCACTTGTAGTTGTGAATTCTGTTTGCGGTTGTGCCGCTGGATTGGCCCGCCCCGCTGCGACACAAGCAGTGTTAAACAGTGAGAAAAAGCCGGAACGTTTAGTAACTGTTTTCGCCGGCCAGGATAAAGAAGCGACTGCGAAAATGCGTGAGTATTTTGATGGAATTGAACCTTCATCGCCATCGATGGCACTAGTAAAGGATAAAAAGGTCGTCCATTTTATTCCCCGCCACGATATCGAGGGAATGCCAATGGAAGCAGTTATGCAAAATTTAATGAGAGCATTTGAAGCTCATTGCGAATGA
- a CDS encoding DegV family protein: MIKTAWVTDSTAFLDDELKNHPDLYTIPLTVLLDDVEFSDGIDLTPNQLFERIKQLKNPPLTSQPSVGAFQTLYERLAKDYDQIITVLISGKLSGTVSSSMQAAKLVDIPVITFDSQILTYPMSALLKKGMELLAMGHDVEWIIEELEQIRDTNETYVLVGSLEQLHRGGRMSGLQFFLGSMLNVKPIISIVAGALEVKEKVRGEKKAKEKILDYFRIAYEKYQFKEVYILYGLHEEHAKDWQGELKEQFPLVRIICCPLGAVIGVHAGENTLGISWFNGFS; this comes from the coding sequence GTGATTAAAACAGCCTGGGTTACCGATAGTACAGCATTTTTAGATGATGAACTTAAGAATCATCCTGATTTATATACGATTCCCTTAACGGTTTTGCTTGATGATGTGGAGTTTTCTGATGGGATTGACTTAACACCAAACCAGTTATTTGAGCGAATAAAACAATTAAAAAATCCACCTTTGACTTCACAGCCCTCTGTTGGCGCATTTCAAACATTATATGAAAGACTTGCGAAAGATTACGACCAAATTATCACTGTTCTCATTTCAGGGAAACTAAGCGGTACGGTATCTTCAAGTATGCAGGCAGCAAAGCTTGTCGACATTCCTGTCATAACTTTTGATTCGCAAATTCTTACCTATCCGATGTCGGCATTACTGAAAAAGGGAATGGAATTACTAGCCATGGGCCATGATGTTGAATGGATAATAGAAGAGCTGGAACAAATAAGGGATACGAATGAAACCTATGTTTTGGTTGGCAGTTTGGAGCAGCTCCACCGCGGCGGCAGGATGTCCGGGCTGCAATTTTTCCTTGGCAGTATGTTAAACGTGAAACCGATCATTTCAATTGTTGCGGGAGCATTAGAGGTAAAGGAAAAGGTTAGAGGGGAGAAAAAGGCCAAAGAAAAAATACTCGATTACTTCCGTATAGCCTATGAAAAATATCAGTTTAAAGAAGTGTATATCTTGTATGGGTTGCATGAAGAACATGCGAAGGATTGGCAAGGGGAACTGAAGGAACAATTCCCGCTAGTTCGAATCATCTGTTGCCCACTAGGAGCGGTAATCGGTGTGCACGCCGGTGAGAACACTCTTGGGATCAGCTGGTTTAATGGATTTAGCTAA
- the mntR gene encoding transcriptional regulator MntR yields the protein MPTPSMEDYIEQIYILIEEKGYARVSDIAEALSVHPSSVTKMVQKLDKDEYLVYEKYRGLVLTTKGKKIGKRLVFRHDLLEQFLKIIGVKQENIYNDVEGIEHHLSWDSIDRIGDLVQFFEEDENRVAVLKEIQKQNEQE from the coding sequence ATGCCAACACCTAGTATGGAAGATTATATTGAACAAATCTATATTTTGATTGAAGAAAAAGGATACGCTCGGGTATCAGATATCGCCGAAGCACTGTCTGTCCATCCCTCCTCAGTAACGAAAATGGTGCAAAAACTGGATAAAGATGAGTATTTGGTCTACGAAAAATATAGAGGACTTGTGCTAACAACGAAAGGGAAGAAGATCGGGAAGCGTCTCGTCTTTCGGCATGATTTGTTAGAGCAATTTTTAAAAATTATTGGCGTTAAACAGGAAAATATTTATAATGATGTCGAGGGAATTGAACATCATTTAAGCTGGGATTCCATCGATCGAATTGGTGACCTTGTTCAGTTTTTTGAAGAAGACGAGAACAGAGTAGCGGTATTGAAAGAAATTCAAAAACAAAATGAACAAGAATGA
- a CDS encoding DUF3892 domain-containing protein: protein METITAVHRNHFGDIISFVTSGGRVISYRKALYEAENGHIQGVQTTLDTDGNMALMPEPDQSFDQYPNLF, encoded by the coding sequence TTGGAGACAATCACTGCAGTCCATCGCAATCATTTCGGAGATATTATTAGTTTTGTTACTTCCGGCGGGCGGGTTATTTCGTACCGCAAGGCTTTATACGAAGCGGAAAATGGCCACATCCAAGGAGTACAGACCACCCTTGATACGGACGGAAACATGGCCTTAATGCCGGAACCTGACCAATCTTTCGACCAATATCCGAATTTATTTTAA
- the cspD gene encoding cold-shock protein CspD, translating to MQNGKVKWFNNEKGFGFIEVEGGDDVFVHFSAIQGEGFKSLEEGQEVSFEVVEGNRGPQAANVVKL from the coding sequence ATGCAAAACGGTAAAGTAAAATGGTTTAACAACGAAAAAGGCTTTGGATTTATCGAAGTTGAAGGCGGCGACGATGTATTCGTACATTTCAGCGCGATCCAAGGTGAAGGCTTCAAATCATTAGAAGAAGGTCAAGAAGTTTCTTTCGAAGTCGTTGAAGGAAACCGTGGACCACAAGCAGCTAACGTAGTAAAACTATAA